Proteins found in one Choloepus didactylus isolate mChoDid1 chromosome 3, mChoDid1.pri, whole genome shotgun sequence genomic segment:
- the LOC119529977 gene encoding LOW QUALITY PROTEIN: small integral membrane protein 19-like (The sequence of the model RefSeq protein was modified relative to this genomic sequence to represent the inferred CDS: inserted 1 base in 1 codon; substituted 1 base at 1 genomic stop codon) produces MGGRVPEPSSVGLMLPPEQASPMAGSYRVMGDDDXYTVHEAXNEAMNVYLIVILVSVALFMHAKRNKRTILRIFSMPPTTEILSEPNFYNTISKIHLRQQLEMYSISRKHGYQQPQNQLDSVQLSLECNSENE; encoded by the exons ATGGGGGGAAGGGTCCCTGAGCCAAGCAGCGTTGGCCTCATGCTGCCTCCGGAACAAGCATCCCCCATGGCTGGAAGTTACAGAGTGATGGGTGATGACG TCTATACAGTTCATGAAGCCTAGAACGAAGCCATGAATGTTTACTTGATAGTGATCCTTGTTAGCGTTGCCCTTTTCATGCATGCCAAGAGGaataaaaggacaattttgaGAATATTCAGTATGCCACCTACCACAGAAATTTTGTCAGAGCCCAACTTTTATAACACAATAAGCAAAATTCATTTGAGACAGCAACTGGAAATGTATTCCATTTCAAGGAAACATGGCTATCAGCAACCACAAAACCAACTTGACAGTGTGCAGCTCTCATTGGAATGCAACTCAGAAAATGAGTAA